One genomic segment of Ricinus communis isolate WT05 ecotype wild-type chromosome 5, ASM1957865v1, whole genome shotgun sequence includes these proteins:
- the LOC8277351 gene encoding pentatricopeptide repeat-containing protein At2g01740, translating to MNRKALKFFSHLKRNSNFPKNPYDFNKQLHILTNSSCGDISLKLLCYFISKGYTPLPSSFNSIVSFLCKLGHISYAQKMVTVMPKMGSLPDIVTYNSLIDGYCKYGQVEEACLTIKRIRNAECRVDLVSFNALFNGFCKRKMKEEVFIYMGLMWKCCLPNVITYGTWIDTLCKVGDLDTGYKFFKEMRKDGIVPNLIAFTCLIDGYSKIGNLDFAYQLYKDMCKSMHLPNVYTYAALINGFCKRGMLERAEWFFLKMLEVGIMPNSTVYTSIIDGHFKKGNIDVAMKYFSEMRKESFRLDIVAYGVVISGLVNNGRLDKVLEVMEDMVRNGLAPDKVVLTTLMHAHFKAGNTKAAYGVYRELLNRGFEPDAVTISSLIDGLCKDGRYLDAKGYFCKEKANEVSYTALIDGICKEGNLDEVERVVMEMSESGFVPDKFVYTSWIAELCRQGKIVEAFKVKNKMVEEGIDLDLLTYSSLIFGLANKGLMIEAKQLFDDMLKRGIIPDSMVFDILIRGYLKQDNPVAISHLHEEMRRRGLLTIDSE from the coding sequence ATGAACAGAAAAGCTTTAAAATTCTTCTCTCACCTGAAGAGAAACTCAAATTTCCCCAAAAACCCATATGATTTCAACAAGCAGCTACACATCCTCACTAACTCATCATGTGGTGACATATCTCTCAAGCTCCTATGTTACTTCATCTCTAAAGGGTACACTCCTTTACCATCTTCTTTTAATTCCATTGTTTCATTTCTTTGTAAATTGGGTCATATTAGCTATGCTCAAAAGATGGTAACTGTAATGCCAAAGATGGGGTCTTTACCTGATATTGTAACTTATAATTCTTTGATTGATGGGTATTGTAAATATGGTCAGGTCGAAGAAGCTTGTTTGACAATTAAACGGATTAGGAATGCCGAGTGTAGGGTGGATTTGGTAAGTTTTAATGCGTTATTTAATGGGTTTTGTAAgaggaaaatgaaagaagaggTGTTTATCTATATGGGTTTAATGTGGAAGTGTTGTTTACCGAATGTGATTACTTATGGGACTTGGATTGATACGTTATGTAAGGTAGGGGATTTAGACACGGGGTATAAGTTTTTTAAGGAAATGAGAAAAGATGGTATTGTGCCAAATTTGATTGCATTTACTTGTTTGATTGATGGATACAGTAAGATTGGTAATTTAGATTTTGCATATCAGTTGTATAAGGATATGTGTAAATCCATGCATTTGCCAAATGTATATACATATGCTGCTCTAATTAATGGTTTTTGCAAACGAGGGATGTTGGAAAGAGCAGAATGGTTTTttctgaaaatgctggaaGTCGGGATTATGCCCAATTCAACTGTTTACACATCAATTATAGATGGGCATTTCAAGAAAGGAAATATTGATGTTGCCATGAAGTACTTTAGTGAAATGCGTAAAGAAAGCTTCAGGCTTGATATAGTGGCATATGGGGTAGTCATATCAGGACTTGTTAATAATGGTAGGTTAGATAAAGTTTTGGAAGTTATGGAAGATATGGTGAGGAATGGATTAGCTCCGGATAAGGTGGTGTTAACAACACTTATGCATGCCCATTTCAAGGCTGGAAATACAAAAGCAGCTTACGGTGTGTACAGGGAATTGTTGAACCGAGGTTTTGAGCCTGATGCTGTAACTATTTCAAGCTTAATAGATGGGTTGTGCAAAGATGGACGTTATCTTGATGCTAAAGGGTATTTTTGCAAGGAAAAGGCTAATGAAGTTTCATACACTGCACTTATTGATGGAATATGCAAGGAAGGGAATTTAGATGAAGTTGAGAGGGTTGTAATGGAGATGTCAGAATCGGGGTTTGTTCCAGACAAGTTTGTCTACACTTCTTGGATTGCTGAGCTGTGTAGACAAGGCAAAATAGTAGAGGCCTTTAAGGTGAAAAATAAGATGGTCGAAGAAGGTATTGACCTTGATTTGTTAACATATAGCTCTCTGATTTTTGGTTTGGCAAATAAAGGATTAATGATTGAAGCAAAACAGCTTTTTGATGATATGTTAAAAAGGGGAATTATTCCTGACTCTATGGTTTTTGATATTCTGATTAGAGGATACCTTAAGCAGGATAACCCTGTTGCCATCTCACATTTGCACGAGGAAATGAGAAGGCGAGGGCTTTTAACTATAGATAGTGAGTag